The sequence below is a genomic window from Flagellimonas marinaquae.
GTAATCCGATGATATATTTCAGCGTCGGTTTTAGGTTTTACCAATAGTTGAGATTCTCCTGTCATCCTATTTCAATTAAAGTTTTTTGCCTTTCCATTTGCCTTAAACATCTTAAACTTATTAACCATGAATTCCTCATAGGCATCCATATATTCACTGCCCGGTATGACGGGGTCGAATAAATCCGGGGAATCCCTAAAAAACTCCCGATGCACCCGTGTCCATAGAAGTCTAGTGTCTGTTGCTATATTTATTTTAACAACCCCATAACCGATGGATTTGACCACCTCATCCGGATCAACACCGGAAGCGTCCTCTCCTAGGATTCCTCCACTGTTGTTAATACGTTTTATTTCTTGCAGGTTTACCGCTGACCCACCATGTAGTACGATTGGAAATCCAGGCAAACGGTCTTGGATTTCGCTTAAAATGTCAAATTGCAGGCCCTGATTTCCGGAAAACTTATATGCCCCGTGACTGGTTCCGACCGCTACGGCCAAACTATCGCATTGTGTCTCACTGACGAACCTTTCCACCTCGTCCGGGTTCGTATACTTAGCATATTTTTCTTCGATTGAAATATCGTCCTCTACCCCTCCGAGCACGCCAAGCTCTGCCTCTACACAAACATTCAACTCGTGTGCATTCTGGACAATCCTTTTAGTTCTTTTAACGTTGTTTGCAAAATCATCATGAGACGCATCAATCATAACAGACTGATAGCCACCGGAGTCCAGGGCGTCCTTTATATGCGACTCATCACCGTGATCTAGGTGTATGGCAAAAACCGCATCTTTATATAA
It includes:
- a CDS encoding class II fructose-bisphosphate aldolase, with amino-acid sequence MLVSPKLMFENCYGKYGIAAVNVFTMEQVLALFRAGEKASAPFIVQLTPKARNYASPGMVLAMVNAAADLYKDAVFAIHLDHGDESHIKDALDSGGYQSVMIDASHDDFANNVKRTKRIVQNAHELNVCVEAELGVLGGVEDDISIEEKYAKYTNPDEVERFVSETQCDSLAVAVGTSHGAYKFSGNQGLQFDILSEIQDRLPGFPIVLHGGSAVNLQEIKRINNSGGILGEDASGVDPDEVVKSIGYGVVKINIATDTRLLWTRVHREFFRDSPDLFDPVIPGSEYMDAYEEFMVNKFKMFKANGKAKNFN